One Natrinema marinum genomic window carries:
- a CDS encoding 50S ribosomal protein L3 produces the protein MPQANRPRKGSLGFGPRKRATSEVPRFNSWPDTDGQPTLQGFAGYKAGMTHVVMVDDQANSPTEGMEQTVPVTIVETPPMRAVALRAYEDTPYGMKPITEVWTDEFVPELDRVLDLPGDDYDADAAEDELRGLHEEGRVDDVRVITHTVPGDVPSVPKKKPDVMETRVGGGSVDERLEFALETVADGGEHVMNDVFRAGEYLDASGVTKGKGTQGPVKRWGVQKRKGKHARQGWRRRIGNLGPWNPSRVRSTVPQQGQTGYHQRTELNKRLVDIGDGADATVDGGFVNYGEVDGPHALIKGSLPGPEKRLVRFRPAIRPGGQPRLDPEVRYVSTASNQG, from the coding sequence ATGCCACAAGCAAATAGACCACGCAAAGGCTCACTCGGGTTCGGCCCACGAAAGCGTGCGACCAGCGAGGTCCCGCGCTTCAACTCGTGGCCGGACACTGACGGACAGCCGACGCTTCAGGGCTTCGCGGGCTACAAGGCCGGCATGACCCACGTCGTCATGGTCGACGATCAAGCGAACTCGCCGACCGAGGGGATGGAACAGACCGTCCCCGTGACGATCGTGGAGACGCCGCCTATGCGCGCCGTCGCTCTGCGAGCGTACGAAGACACGCCGTACGGTATGAAGCCGATAACCGAGGTCTGGACCGACGAGTTCGTCCCCGAACTCGACCGTGTTCTGGACCTTCCCGGTGACGACTACGACGCCGACGCCGCCGAAGACGAACTTCGGGGCCTCCACGAGGAGGGCCGCGTCGACGACGTGCGAGTCATCACCCACACCGTGCCGGGGGACGTTCCCTCGGTGCCCAAGAAGAAACCGGACGTGATGGAGACGCGCGTCGGCGGCGGTTCCGTCGACGAGCGCCTCGAGTTCGCCCTCGAGACCGTCGCAGACGGCGGCGAACACGTCATGAACGACGTGTTCCGCGCCGGCGAGTACCTCGACGCAAGCGGCGTCACGAAAGGGAAAGGGACCCAGGGTCCCGTCAAGCGATGGGGCGTCCAGAAACGCAAGGGCAAACACGCCCGGCAGGGCTGGCGTCGCCGCATCGGCAACCTCGGTCCCTGGAACCCGTCTCGCGTCCGCTCGACGGTCCCCCAGCAGGGTCAGACCGGCTACCACCAGCGGACGGAACTGAACAAGCGCCTCGTCGACATCGGCGACGGTGCTGACGCGACGGTCGACGGCGGCTTCGTCAACTACGGCGAAGTCGACGGGCCGCACGCGCTGATCAAAGGCTCGCTCCCCGGACCGGAAAAGCGCCTCGTGCGCTTCCGGCCGGCGATCCGACCCGGAGGACAGCCGCGCCTCGATCCCGAGGTGCGCTACGTCTCCACCGCATCCAACCAGGGATAA
- a CDS encoding RNA methyltransferase — MTVSVLVPSSLSREAEDKREATRKLGYVARAATIFRADRLIVYPDRDGETGRFDGGFVRTVLRYAATPPYLRNEAWGMRDELEYVGVLPPLRAVSQTGSESNGSGSSRQGIVTEVGPEGRVRVNCGLQHPISLNTPPDMEVSEGERVTVRISSRRPVRAKLVDEPLPGLSVERTDLSAALGREDAGVRIAASRFGGELTVGRLETLAGRVGRDGMTVAFGAPERGLPDILGIEASAVPSSPDGADDDGVEPTADPGFDLWLNTVPNQGSEVVRTEEALFATLAPLSLQE; from the coding sequence ATGACCGTCAGCGTACTCGTGCCGTCGTCACTCAGCCGGGAAGCCGAGGACAAACGCGAGGCGACTCGCAAACTCGGATACGTCGCCCGTGCGGCGACGATCTTCCGGGCCGATCGCCTGATCGTCTATCCCGATCGGGATGGCGAGACCGGGCGATTCGACGGCGGGTTCGTCCGTACCGTTCTGCGGTACGCCGCAACGCCTCCCTACCTCCGCAACGAGGCCTGGGGGATGCGGGACGAACTGGAGTACGTCGGCGTCTTGCCGCCGCTCCGCGCGGTGTCACAGACCGGCTCCGAATCGAACGGTTCGGGGTCGTCAAGACAAGGGATCGTGACCGAGGTCGGACCTGAAGGGCGCGTCCGGGTCAATTGCGGCTTGCAACACCCGATCTCCCTCAACACGCCTCCGGATATGGAGGTCTCCGAGGGGGAGCGCGTGACCGTCAGGATCTCTTCGCGACGACCGGTCCGGGCGAAACTCGTCGACGAGCCCCTCCCGGGGCTGTCGGTCGAGCGGACGGACCTCTCCGCAGCACTCGGCCGTGAGGACGCCGGCGTCCGCATCGCGGCCTCCCGATTCGGTGGGGAACTCACCGTCGGGCGGCTCGAGACGCTGGCCGGGCGCGTCGGCCGCGACGGTATGACCGTCGCCTTTGGCGCACCCGAGCGAGGGCTGCCGGACATCCTCGGAATCGAGGCGTCAGCCGTCCCCTCGTCTCCGGACGGGGCGGACGATGACGGAGTCGAACCCACTGCCGATCCGGGGTTCGACCTCTGGCTGAACACGGTTCCGAACCAGGGAAGCGAGGTCGTGCGAACGGAGGAGGCTCTGTTCGCCACCCTCGCTCCCCTCTCACTGCAAGAGTGA
- a CDS encoding universal stress protein — MFTEILFPTDGSDGASAAFDHVLEIADANDSTVHVLNVADTTKDSVVRMRGDVVDVLEREGERLVRDATERARERGVDTVTEVRQGTPYSTIVDYADSRDIDLVVMPTHGRRGLERLLLGSTTERVVRRADVPVLTIRPNGETATYPYRNVLVPTDGSDCAREALEAGVDIADADDAALHLLSVITATSLGVDIRSDIQLTMLEESAEEIIADASSFAADAGVEPANATVEFGSSIQEAILAYTDEHDIDLVVVGTHGRTGFDRYLLGSVTEHLVRTSSIPVLTVREAPSDA; from the coding sequence ATGTTCACGGAGATCCTCTTTCCCACTGACGGCAGCGACGGAGCGTCGGCCGCCTTCGACCACGTCCTCGAGATCGCCGACGCGAACGATTCGACGGTACACGTTCTCAACGTCGCTGACACGACGAAGGATAGCGTCGTCCGGATGCGGGGCGATGTCGTCGACGTCCTCGAGCGGGAGGGCGAACGGCTCGTCCGCGACGCCACGGAGCGCGCACGCGAACGGGGGGTCGACACGGTCACCGAAGTCCGTCAGGGAACCCCCTACAGCACGATCGTCGACTACGCGGACTCGCGCGACATCGATCTCGTCGTCATGCCCACCCACGGCCGCCGGGGCCTCGAGCGGCTCCTGCTCGGCAGTACGACCGAGCGCGTCGTTCGCCGCGCGGACGTGCCCGTGCTGACGATCCGACCGAACGGCGAGACGGCCACCTATCCGTATCGGAACGTGCTGGTCCCGACCGACGGCAGCGACTGTGCACGCGAGGCGCTCGAGGCCGGCGTCGACATCGCCGATGCGGACGACGCCGCGTTGCACCTTCTGTCGGTCATCACCGCGACGAGCCTCGGCGTCGACATTCGCAGCGATATTCAGCTGACGATGCTCGAGGAGAGCGCCGAGGAAATCATCGCGGACGCGTCATCGTTCGCCGCCGACGCCGGCGTCGAGCCGGCAAACGCGACGGTGGAATTCGGCTCGTCGATTCAGGAGGCGATCCTCGCGTACACCGACGAGCACGACATCGACCTCGTCGTCGTCGGGACGCACGGCCGGACGGGCTTCGACCGGTACCTCCTCGGCAGCGTCACCGAACACCTCGTTCGAACATCGTCGATCCCCGTGCTGACGGTTCGTGAGGCACCGTCGGACGCGTAG
- a CDS encoding amphi-Trp domain-containing protein — translation MGELETEAERSRTEIADALRELADQLDDDGDVTVGLGETHARLNPSEPITFKLEGESDWSEGDTEAKQSIEFELVWRRAATTAEEGSLDVRG, via the coding sequence ATGGGAGAACTCGAAACCGAAGCGGAACGGTCGCGAACCGAGATCGCCGATGCCCTCCGTGAACTCGCCGACCAACTCGACGACGACGGTGACGTGACGGTCGGCCTCGGCGAAACGCACGCGCGACTGAACCCGTCCGAACCGATTACGTTCAAACTCGAGGGCGAGTCGGACTGGTCCGAGGGAGACACGGAAGCGAAACAGAGCATCGAGTTCGAACTCGTCTGGCGGCGAGCGGCGACGACGGCCGAGGAAGGGTCCCTGGACGTTCGAGGGTAG
- a CDS encoding DUF4112 domain-containing protein, which translates to MATDRISAIHSELEEIDGDLPESIDESALERMHIVAHTLDEGVRVPLTDFRVGIDPILGILPGAGDAAAAAVSLYIVAEAARMDVSQSTLLRMIANVGVDVIGGSVPVLGVLFDSIWKANKWNLRLALEDLADDGDELDTGPEVVTVD; encoded by the coding sequence ATGGCTACCGACAGGATATCGGCAATTCACTCGGAGCTCGAGGAGATCGACGGCGACCTTCCCGAGTCGATCGACGAGAGCGCGCTCGAGCGAATGCACATCGTCGCCCACACGCTGGACGAAGGGGTCCGCGTTCCGCTGACGGACTTCCGAGTCGGAATCGATCCGATCCTTGGGATCCTTCCCGGAGCCGGGGACGCTGCCGCGGCGGCCGTCTCGCTGTATATCGTCGCCGAAGCCGCTCGCATGGACGTCTCCCAGTCGACGCTGCTCCGCATGATTGCGAACGTCGGTGTGGACGTCATCGGCGGCTCCGTCCCGGTCCTCGGCGTCCTCTTCGACTCGATCTGGAAGGCGAACAAGTGGAACCTGCGACTGGCCCTCGAGGACCTCGCAGACGACGGTGACGAGCTCGATACCGGCCCGGAAGTCGTGACCGTCGACTGA
- a CDS encoding HalOD1 output domain-containing protein yields the protein MQTELSPADGTDDLQYDQTNDRYVFRHDGDGTATITTTIVHALASIADTDVSQGEFSLYDSVDPDALERIFSQKADGTERTGGHIAFTALEHEVYVYANGDVIIYPPAETHRPTPSR from the coding sequence ATGCAGACGGAACTCTCACCCGCAGACGGCACGGACGACCTCCAGTACGACCAGACCAACGACCGCTACGTCTTCCGCCACGACGGCGACGGGACCGCGACGATCACCACGACGATCGTCCACGCGCTCGCCTCGATCGCGGACACCGACGTCTCGCAGGGGGAGTTCTCCCTGTACGACAGCGTCGATCCGGACGCCCTCGAGCGCATCTTTAGCCAGAAAGCCGACGGGACCGAGCGGACGGGCGGCCACATCGCCTTCACCGCCCTCGAGCACGAAGTGTACGTCTACGCGAACGGCGACGTCATCATCTACCCGCCCGCGGAGACCCACCGGCCGACCCCCTCGCGCTGA
- a CDS encoding MTH1187 family thiamine-binding protein: MTIVALLSVAPVIEGSMAGEVAKAVDALEEYDVSYETNPMGTVIEAETADELFAAAQAAHEAVDADRVSTVLKIDDKRARDARASEKVDAVEEHLGRPARNSGGTDE; this comes from the coding sequence ATGACGATAGTCGCGCTGTTGAGCGTCGCACCGGTGATCGAGGGCAGCATGGCGGGCGAAGTCGCGAAGGCGGTCGACGCGCTCGAGGAATACGACGTGAGCTACGAGACGAACCCCATGGGGACGGTGATCGAGGCCGAGACGGCCGACGAGCTGTTCGCGGCGGCGCAGGCGGCCCACGAGGCTGTCGACGCCGATCGGGTGAGTACCGTCCTGAAGATCGACGACAAGCGAGCACGCGACGCGCGCGCGTCGGAGAAGGTCGACGCCGTCGAGGAGCACCTCGGTCGGCCGGCCCGGAACTCCGGCGGTACCGACGAGTAG
- the mch gene encoding methenyltetrahydromethanopterin cyclohydrolase, with product MESLNRMAIELVDEALDYAEELNIGGYDLENESTVLDFGLEFDGGIEAGLLLTEIQTAGMATPSYELGDLGGASIPYVELSTDQPALSLLCSQKAGWELTTDDFEGLGSGPARALVAEEDEFRRIGYTDAFDLTALAVETDEEPTEAAAQQVADLAEVEPSSVFLLAYRTASIAGSITNAARAAELATFRLAELGYDPLDIVSATGRAPVAPVAGDERTAIARTTDAIAYGGRAHLTVREDAGVFDSVPSTAAEDHGRPFGAVFDDLEWDFAEVPSDLFAPATVTIDVIGGPTYVHGETDEDLLVDSFDL from the coding sequence ATGGAAAGTCTCAATCGGATGGCGATCGAGCTGGTCGACGAGGCCCTCGATTACGCCGAGGAACTCAATATCGGTGGCTACGACCTCGAGAACGAATCGACGGTACTCGACTTCGGGCTCGAGTTCGATGGCGGGATCGAGGCCGGCCTCCTGTTGACGGAGATCCAGACGGCGGGGATGGCGACGCCGAGCTACGAACTGGGCGACCTCGGCGGCGCGTCGATTCCCTACGTCGAACTCTCGACGGACCAGCCGGCGCTCTCGCTTCTGTGTTCCCAGAAGGCCGGCTGGGAGCTGACCACCGACGATTTCGAGGGACTCGGCAGCGGCCCGGCGCGAGCGCTAGTGGCCGAAGAAGACGAGTTCCGTCGCATCGGCTACACCGACGCGTTCGATCTGACGGCGCTTGCCGTCGAGACCGACGAGGAGCCGACCGAAGCCGCGGCCCAGCAAGTCGCCGACCTCGCCGAGGTCGAGCCCAGCAGCGTCTTCCTGCTGGCCTACCGGACCGCGAGCATCGCCGGCAGCATCACGAACGCCGCCCGTGCCGCCGAACTCGCCACGTTCCGACTCGCCGAACTCGGCTACGATCCGCTGGACATCGTCTCGGCGACCGGGCGCGCGCCGGTCGCACCCGTCGCGGGCGACGAACGGACCGCCATCGCCCGGACGACCGACGCCATCGCCTACGGCGGCCGAGCCCACCTCACCGTCCGCGAGGACGCCGGCGTCTTCGACTCGGTGCCGTCGACGGCCGCCGAGGACCACGGCCGGCCGTTCGGCGCGGTCTTCGACGACCTCGAGTGGGACTTCGCGGAGGTCCCGTCGGACCTCTTCGCGCCCGCGACGGTGACGATCGACGTGATCGGCGGCCCGACCTACGTCCACGGCGAGACGGACGAGGACCTGCTCGTCGACTCCTTCGACCTGTAG
- a CDS encoding glutamate-5-semialdehyde dehydrogenase, whose protein sequence is MTETDIERDVEEAQHAALELAKLGDEERSGALHEIADAIEARTDEILAENERDVEEGERLLEEGEYTQALVDRLKLSASKIESIAEMVRSVADQDDPLGQTLAARELDEDLELYKVAVPIGVVGTVFESRPDALVQIASLALKSGNAVILKGGSEALHSNRILFEIIEEAAADAGIPDGWAQHVEAREDVDALLEMDDAIDLLMPRGSSAFVGYIQDNTSIPVLGHTEGICHVYVDDDADLSMAEDIAFDAKVQYPAVCNAVETLLVHEAVAEEFLPAIADRYETAGVEIRGDEATREIVDVEAATEADWDTEYGDLIVSIRVVDSLEAAIDHVTTHGSKHTDSIVTEDADRASTFMRSIDSASVFHNASTRFADGYRFGLGAEVGISTGKIHARGPVGLEGLTTYKYHLEGDGQLVATYAGEDAKPYTHREFDGEWSPGRLSDE, encoded by the coding sequence ATGACTGAGACCGACATCGAACGAGACGTCGAAGAGGCACAGCATGCGGCCCTCGAACTCGCGAAACTGGGGGACGAGGAACGAAGCGGCGCGCTCCACGAGATCGCCGACGCGATCGAGGCCCGAACCGACGAGATCCTCGCGGAAAACGAGCGGGACGTCGAAGAGGGCGAGCGGCTACTCGAGGAAGGCGAGTACACGCAGGCGCTGGTCGACCGACTGAAGCTCTCGGCGTCGAAGATCGAGAGCATCGCGGAGATGGTCCGCAGCGTCGCCGACCAGGACGACCCCCTCGGACAGACCCTCGCCGCGCGGGAACTCGACGAGGACCTCGAACTGTACAAGGTCGCCGTCCCCATCGGCGTCGTCGGGACCGTCTTCGAGTCCCGTCCCGACGCGCTCGTCCAGATCGCGTCGCTGGCCCTGAAATCGGGCAACGCGGTGATCCTCAAAGGTGGCAGCGAGGCCCTCCACTCGAATCGGATCCTGTTCGAGATCATCGAGGAGGCCGCGGCCGACGCCGGGATCCCCGACGGCTGGGCCCAGCACGTCGAGGCCCGCGAGGACGTCGACGCCCTCCTCGAGATGGACGACGCGATCGACCTCCTCATGCCGCGCGGAAGCTCCGCGTTCGTGGGCTACATTCAGGACAACACGAGCATCCCCGTGCTCGGCCACACGGAGGGTATCTGTCACGTCTACGTCGACGACGACGCAGACCTCTCGATGGCCGAGGACATCGCCTTCGACGCCAAGGTCCAGTACCCCGCGGTCTGCAACGCCGTCGAGACGTTGCTGGTCCACGAGGCCGTCGCCGAGGAGTTCCTGCCGGCTATCGCGGACCGCTACGAGACCGCCGGCGTCGAGATCCGCGGCGACGAGGCCACCCGCGAGATCGTCGACGTCGAGGCCGCGACCGAGGCCGACTGGGACACCGAGTACGGCGACCTGATCGTCTCGATCCGCGTCGTCGACTCGCTCGAGGCGGCGATCGACCACGTCACTACCCACGGCTCGAAGCACACCGACTCGATCGTCACCGAGGACGCCGATCGTGCGAGCACCTTCATGCGCAGCATCGACTCCGCGAGCGTCTTTCACAACGCCTCGACCCGCTTCGCCGACGGCTACCGGTTCGGCCTCGGCGCGGAAGTCGGCATCAGCACGGGCAAGATCCACGCCCGCGGCCCCGTCGGCCTCGAGGGGCTGACGACCTACAAGTACCACCTCGAGGGCGACGGCCAGCTCGTCGCCACCTACGCCGGCGAGGACGCGAAGCCGTACACGCACCGGGAGTTCGACGGCGAGTGGTCGCCCGGTCGGCTCTCCGACGAATAG
- the proB gene encoding glutamate 5-kinase gives MSNGLEEVAVDEARRLAADAERVVVKAGTNSLTDADSNLDDEKLDKLVDDLEDLLSRGKEVVLVSSGAIGAGTGRIGEPTGTVEESQALSTVGQSHLMHRYTESFDRYDRKVAQLLLTQHDLENPERFTNFRNTIETLLDWGVVPIINENDAVATEEIRIGDNDMLSAAATMGVDADLLVTLTDVGGVYTGNPKEDDDAKRIEAVGTNYDTVQEIITETTSDGFGGIQTKVEGARDVSEHGIPAVIAKSTEHDVLEKIATAKPVGTVFVPINGVSDD, from the coding sequence ATGAGTAACGGACTCGAGGAGGTGGCCGTCGACGAAGCGCGGCGGCTCGCCGCCGACGCCGAACGGGTCGTCGTCAAGGCCGGGACGAACTCCCTGACCGACGCGGACTCCAATCTCGACGACGAGAAGCTCGATAAACTCGTCGACGACCTCGAGGATCTGCTCTCGCGGGGCAAGGAGGTCGTCCTCGTCTCGTCGGGCGCGATCGGGGCCGGAACCGGACGGATCGGCGAACCGACCGGAACCGTCGAGGAGTCCCAGGCGCTGTCGACCGTCGGCCAGAGCCACCTCATGCACCGCTACACCGAGAGCTTCGACCGGTACGACCGGAAGGTGGCTCAACTGCTGTTGACCCAACACGACCTCGAGAATCCCGAACGGTTCACGAACTTCCGGAACACGATCGAGACGCTGCTCGACTGGGGCGTCGTCCCGATCATCAACGAGAACGACGCAGTCGCGACCGAGGAGATCCGCATCGGCGACAACGACATGCTCTCGGCGGCCGCGACGATGGGCGTCGACGCCGACCTGCTGGTGACGCTGACCGACGTGGGCGGCGTCTACACCGGCAACCCGAAAGAGGACGACGACGCCAAGCGTATCGAGGCGGTCGGCACCAACTACGATACGGTCCAGGAGATCATCACGGAGACGACCTCCGACGGCTTCGGCGGCATCCAGACGAAAGTCGAGGGCGCACGCGACGTGAGCGAACACGGCATTCCGGCCGTCATCGCGAAGTCGACCGAGCACGACGTGCTCGAGAAGATCGCTACTGCCAAACCCGTGGGGACCGTATTCGTCCCCATCAACGGTGTGAGCGATGACTGA
- the proC gene encoding pyrroline-5-carboxylate reductase, with the protein MVQTSVIGCGNMGSALIKGLDRAGTHTVTACDLDPDALESVADYCERTTSDVSEAADADVVVVAVKPDIVGAVLSGLELSPDQTLLSIAAGVSTDYVEARTDANVVRIMPNLAAETGDMAAAVTGDDVPDDVRELLADVGEFAEIDEEQMDIATAVNGSGPAFVFYLIQAMAEAGVEGGLEEADAETLAAQTFKGAAETVLRSEEDLEDLIDAVCSPNGTTIEGMEVLWDSDVQETVAAAVTAAEERSAELAAGLDDE; encoded by the coding sequence ATGGTACAGACGAGCGTTATCGGTTGCGGAAACATGGGGAGCGCCCTCATCAAGGGGCTCGACCGGGCCGGGACTCACACGGTGACCGCGTGTGACCTCGACCCCGACGCCCTCGAGTCGGTCGCCGACTACTGCGAGCGGACCACGTCGGACGTATCGGAAGCCGCCGACGCCGACGTGGTGGTCGTCGCGGTGAAACCGGACATCGTCGGCGCGGTGCTTTCCGGTCTCGAGCTCTCGCCGGACCAGACGCTTCTCTCTATCGCCGCCGGCGTCTCGACGGACTACGTCGAAGCCCGGACCGACGCGAACGTCGTCCGAATCATGCCGAACCTCGCGGCCGAGACGGGGGACATGGCCGCGGCCGTCACCGGCGACGACGTGCCCGACGACGTGCGCGAACTGCTCGCAGACGTCGGCGAGTTCGCCGAGATCGACGAGGAGCAGATGGACATCGCGACGGCCGTCAACGGCAGCGGCCCGGCGTTCGTCTTCTATCTCATTCAGGCGATGGCCGAGGCGGGCGTCGAGGGCGGACTCGAGGAAGCCGACGCCGAGACGCTGGCCGCCCAGACGTTCAAGGGCGCGGCCGAGACCGTCCTCCGATCGGAGGAGGACCTGGAGGACCTGATCGACGCCGTCTGCTCGCCCAACGGGACGACCATCGAGGGGATGGAGGTCCTCTGGGACAGCGACGTCCAGGAAACCGTCGCTGCGGCGGTGACGGCGGCCGAAGAACGCTCCGCGGAACTCGCGGCCGGGCTCGACGATGAGTAA
- a CDS encoding PAS domain S-box protein, with amino-acid sequence MESPSSTDAELQTRIRQQEVVADLGQRALETGDIDQLMHDASAAVADTLGVEYCKVLELLPDGDEILLRQGVGWQPGLVGTATVPTDRDSQAGYTLLSEEPIIVDDLERETRFSGPDLLIDHDVVSGISVVIGSIDEPWGVLGTHTTERREFTDHDANFVQSVANVLAAAIDRAETDRRLREREAELERYRTYTDDILNAVDDMFYVVDETGTFQRWNEALTEVTGYSDAELESMRPPALVVEDDREALVDGIEEIYETGRARVEVDILTSDGREIPYEFVAVQLENPDGTRVLAGIGRDISDRKEHDRELAKYETIVETMDDGIYVKDEDGRFTTVNEAYAELTGYDREELLGEHASLVVDEDTIAQSKERLQAPDEQVETPPVEAELVRADGTRVPAEGTFATIETDDGDREEVGVVRDITERKRRERALEESERRYRTLAENFPNGAVGIYDEELRYTLAGGALLGERLPSAARLEGDRLPEIFPAETVADLESLFRAAVEDGTTDSTTTAFNGRNWRVWVAPLRDGDGEIIAGLSFAQDITEQVERERRLEELVDRLEVSNERLERFAYAASHDLQEPLRMVTSYLQLLEKRYGDAFDEDGEEFLDYAVDGAERMREMIDGLLAYSRVETRGDPFEPTDLNAVLDDVRADLQVRIEESDAEITAADLPHVEGDASQLRQVLQNLLSNAIEYSGDEPPRVHVDAERRGEQWVISVDDEGIGIAQDDHERVFRVFDRLHSREVNDGAGIGLALCERIVERHGGEIWVDSALGEGATFSVTLPAVGERAGNDEGESDR; translated from the coding sequence ATGGAATCGCCCTCGTCGACCGACGCGGAACTCCAGACGCGGATTCGCCAGCAGGAGGTCGTCGCCGATCTCGGCCAACGGGCGCTGGAGACGGGGGACATCGACCAGCTGATGCACGACGCGTCGGCCGCCGTCGCCGACACGCTGGGCGTCGAGTACTGCAAGGTCCTCGAGTTACTCCCCGACGGGGACGAAATCCTCCTGCGCCAGGGCGTCGGCTGGCAGCCGGGCCTCGTCGGGACGGCGACGGTACCGACGGACCGAGACTCGCAGGCGGGATACACGCTGCTCTCAGAAGAGCCGATCATCGTCGACGACTTAGAACGCGAGACGCGCTTTTCGGGCCCCGATCTTCTGATCGATCACGACGTGGTCAGCGGCATCAGCGTCGTCATCGGCTCGATCGACGAGCCGTGGGGTGTGCTGGGAACCCACACGACCGAGCGCCGCGAGTTCACCGACCACGACGCGAACTTCGTCCAGAGCGTGGCGAACGTCCTCGCGGCGGCGATCGACCGGGCGGAGACGGACCGGCGGCTCCGCGAGCGCGAGGCCGAACTCGAGCGGTACCGGACCTACACCGACGACATCCTGAACGCGGTCGACGACATGTTCTACGTCGTCGACGAGACGGGGACGTTCCAGCGGTGGAACGAGGCGCTGACCGAGGTCACCGGCTACTCCGACGCGGAGCTCGAGTCGATGCGCCCGCCGGCGCTCGTCGTCGAGGACGACCGAGAGGCGCTCGTCGACGGGATTGAGGAGATCTACGAAACGGGACGCGCACGCGTCGAGGTCGATATCCTGACCAGCGACGGCAGGGAGATACCCTACGAGTTCGTCGCGGTGCAACTCGAAAACCCCGACGGAACGCGGGTGCTGGCCGGGATCGGGCGGGACATCAGCGACCGGAAGGAACACGACCGAGAGCTGGCGAAGTACGAGACGATCGTCGAGACGATGGACGACGGCATCTACGTCAAAGACGAGGACGGTCGGTTCACGACCGTCAATGAGGCCTACGCGGAGCTGACCGGGTACGACCGCGAGGAACTGCTCGGCGAACACGCCTCGCTCGTCGTCGACGAAGACACGATCGCGCAGTCGAAGGAACGATTGCAGGCGCCGGACGAACAGGTCGAGACCCCGCCCGTCGAGGCAGAACTCGTGAGAGCCGACGGCACTCGCGTTCCCGCAGAGGGGACCTTCGCGACGATCGAGACCGACGACGGCGACCGCGAGGAGGTCGGCGTCGTCAGGGACATCACGGAGCGGAAACGGCGCGAACGGGCCCTCGAGGAGTCCGAACGCCGATATCGAACCCTCGCGGAGAACTTCCCCAACGGCGCGGTCGGCATCTACGACGAGGAGCTCCGGTACACGCTGGCCGGCGGGGCCCTCCTCGGCGAGCGCCTGCCCAGCGCGGCCCGTCTCGAGGGCGATCGTCTCCCCGAAATATTCCCCGCGGAGACGGTCGCGGACCTCGAGTCGCTGTTTCGCGCCGCCGTCGAAGACGGCACGACCGACAGCACGACGACGGCGTTCAACGGCCGTAACTGGCGGGTGTGGGTGGCACCGCTCCGAGACGGCGACGGCGAGATCATCGCGGGCCTGAGTTTCGCCCAGGACATCACCGAGCAGGTCGAGCGCGAGCGGCGACTCGAAGAGTTGGTCGACCGACTCGAGGTGTCGAACGAGCGGTTAGAGCGGTTCGCGTACGCGGCCTCCCACGACCTACAAGAGCCCCTGCGGATGGTGACGAGTTACCTGCAGTTGCTCGAGAAGCGCTACGGCGACGCCTTCGACGAGGACGGCGAGGAGTTCCTCGACTACGCCGTCGACGGGGCCGAACGGATGCGCGAGATGATCGACGGCCTGCTCGCGTACTCCCGCGTCGAGACGCGGGGCGATCCGTTCGAGCCGACGGACCTGAACGCGGTCCTCGACGACGTCCGCGCGGACTTGCAGGTCCGGATCGAGGAGAGCGACGCCGAGATCACGGCCGCTGACCTCCCACACGTCGAGGGCGACGCCAGTCAGCTCCGGCAGGTGCTCCAGAACCTGCTGTCGAACGCGATCGAGTACAGCGGCGACGAGCCCCCGCGGGTCCACGTCGACGCCGAGCGGCGAGGCGAGCAGTGGGTGATTTCGGTCGACGACGAGGGGATCGGCATCGCGCAGGACGACCACGAACGGGTGTTTCGGGTGTTCGATCGCCTTCACAGCCGCGAAGTAAACGACGGAGCGGGGATCGGCCTCGCGCTCTGCGAGCGCATCGTCGAGCGCCACGGCGGCGAGATCTGGGTCGACTCCGCGCTCGGTGAGGGGGCGACGTTTTCGGTCACGCTCCCCGCTGTGGGTGAGCGAGCGGGCAACGACGAGGGCGAAAGCGATCGGTAA